The following proteins are encoded in a genomic region of uncultured Umboniibacter sp.:
- a CDS encoding NAD(P)H-dependent oxidoreductase, which yields MTILAFGASTSSTSINQQFAQFAAGAIADEFNAISLRDFESPIYSSDEEATNGIPDSALQLHGLISEADVLVISFAEHNGTYTAAFKNLFDWMSRHQQKVFADKRVILLATSPGPGGAKNVLNQAETSMPFFGASVLGSFSLPNFNQTFSTESLMLIDKDQVQRFEAFKTEIISKL from the coding sequence ATGACTATTCTCGCTTTCGGAGCAAGCACTAGCTCCACTTCAATTAACCAACAATTCGCACAATTCGCTGCCGGTGCCATTGCCGATGAATTTAACGCAATTTCACTGCGCGACTTTGAGAGTCCAATCTATAGCAGCGATGAAGAAGCCACTAATGGTATACCCGACAGCGCACTGCAATTACATGGCCTTATTAGCGAAGCGGATGTTCTGGTCATTAGCTTTGCTGAGCATAACGGCACTTATACCGCCGCCTTTAAGAATCTCTTTGACTGGATGTCTCGCCACCAGCAGAAGGTTTTTGCAGACAAACGAGTGATTTTGCTTGCCACCTCACCGGGCCCGGGCGGAGCTAAGAACGTACTAAATCAGGCGGAAACCTCGATGCCATTTTTCGGGGCAAGCGTATTAGGTTCTTTTTCACTCCCAAATTTTAATCAGACTTTCTCTACCGAGTCCCTAATGCTTATTGATAAAGATCAAGTACAACGCTTTGAAGCATTCAAAACCGAGATCATTAGTAAGCTGTAG
- a CDS encoding FAD-binding oxidoreductase gives MLLSSPKDVREHTDSYYAASINNQSNYPSVEGDLNTDICVIGGGFSGVNTALELAEQGFKVVLLEANRIGWGATGRNGGQIIGGIGHKLEQFKRSIGDDGIKTIQQAGWECCEIIRERVAKYNIDCDLTWGYADVAIKPRHIDELKAFQAEQHAAGYPYQLEWVDAEQMREHHVNSDSYLGALVNKAGYGHVHPLNLCRGEAAAAASLGVHIFEQTKVTRVIEGDKPKVVTEKGSVSADFVVHCGNAYMGDLQPKLAKKILPSTSCVIATEPLGDLAEKIMPGNLAVCDPNTALDYFRLSADGRMLFGGLSNYTGLEPKDLVGTMQAKMIKVFPELTSAQVDFGWSGQMGIGINRMPQLGRLSKNVFYIQAYSGHGVAPTHLTARVTADMIAQQADRFDVFAKIQHWNWPGGKLFRRPGMALGMLWFKLLDEL, from the coding sequence ATGCTTCTTAGCTCCCCTAAAGACGTGCGCGAGCACACTGACAGTTACTATGCCGCATCCATCAACAATCAAAGCAACTACCCTAGTGTTGAGGGCGATCTCAACACTGATATCTGCGTCATTGGCGGCGGCTTTAGCGGCGTCAATACCGCGCTGGAGTTAGCGGAGCAAGGCTTTAAAGTGGTACTGCTTGAAGCCAATCGAATTGGCTGGGGTGCAACGGGACGAAATGGTGGACAGATTATTGGCGGCATTGGTCATAAGCTGGAGCAGTTTAAACGGAGTATCGGCGATGACGGCATCAAGACTATTCAACAGGCCGGCTGGGAGTGCTGCGAGATCATCCGCGAACGGGTTGCAAAGTATAATATCGACTGTGACCTTACGTGGGGTTACGCGGATGTTGCGATCAAACCCAGACACATTGACGAGCTAAAGGCCTTTCAGGCAGAGCAGCACGCCGCAGGGTACCCGTATCAATTGGAGTGGGTCGACGCTGAGCAGATGCGAGAGCATCACGTGAACTCCGATAGCTATCTGGGGGCGCTTGTAAACAAAGCGGGATATGGCCATGTCCATCCACTCAACCTCTGTCGTGGTGAGGCTGCCGCCGCTGCGTCACTCGGCGTACATATTTTCGAACAAACCAAGGTTACGCGCGTTATCGAGGGCGATAAACCCAAGGTCGTTACCGAGAAAGGTTCGGTAAGCGCCGATTTCGTGGTGCATTGTGGCAACGCCTACATGGGCGACTTGCAGCCAAAACTTGCGAAGAAAATACTGCCGTCTACCAGCTGTGTAATAGCCACCGAACCGCTAGGCGATCTCGCTGAAAAGATAATGCCCGGTAATTTAGCCGTGTGTGACCCTAATACTGCGCTGGATTACTTTCGTCTCTCAGCTGATGGGCGAATGCTCTTCGGAGGGCTATCGAACTACACCGGACTAGAGCCGAAAGACTTAGTTGGCACCATGCAAGCGAAGATGATTAAAGTGTTTCCTGAACTTACATCCGCCCAGGTAGACTTTGGCTGGTCTGGACAAATGGGTATTGGTATTAACCGGATGCCCCAGCTAGGTAGATTGAGCAAGAATGTGTTTTACATTCAAGCCTACTCTGGCCATGGCGTAGCACCCACTCATCTAACTGCGCGGGTCACTGCAGACATGATTGCTCAACAGGCTGATCGCTTTGATGTATTCGCTAAGATACAACACTGGAACTGGCCAGGCGGAAAATTATTCAGAAGGCCAGGGATGGCACTGGGCATGCTTTGGTTCAAACTGCTTGACGAACTTTAG
- a CDS encoding alkane 1-monooxygenase, translating to MAMDKADRFLAVKKYAYLLVLLTPLSMWVSYGLWAATQASLWLWLTPAIVFGVVPVLERFIGRDSDNINEETQFEDLTGQAYYRWLIILCAPLYCLTLVLAAWVFSLQLEGWLAQSGWLFSMGTAGAVVAINVGHELIHKNTILERFAGGCLLAMVCYAGFKVEHVRGHHVWVSTPNDPSSSKFGQSLYHFWPRAVWHNTMNAWRLENQRLRLRQLPWWRNELIGWYTLSAFLGFVMLVVWGIPGLGFFLVQSVIAFGVLEIINYIEHYGLARSLQENGRYEKTNVTHSWNSNFLLTNVLLFQLQRHSDHHAYPQRRYQVLRHHDESPQLPAGYATMILIALVPPLWFRIMNPRVQQYHNEVS from the coding sequence ATGGCAATGGATAAAGCGGATCGTTTCTTAGCAGTAAAGAAGTATGCGTACTTATTGGTACTGCTGACACCGCTTTCGATGTGGGTAAGTTATGGCCTGTGGGCTGCTACGCAAGCTAGCCTTTGGCTGTGGTTAACTCCCGCTATTGTGTTTGGGGTGGTTCCAGTTCTAGAGCGCTTTATTGGACGAGATAGCGATAATATAAATGAGGAGACTCAGTTTGAGGATCTCACTGGTCAGGCCTACTACCGTTGGCTAATTATTCTCTGCGCGCCGCTATATTGTCTGACATTAGTGCTTGCAGCTTGGGTGTTTAGTCTCCAGCTAGAAGGCTGGTTGGCCCAGTCAGGATGGTTATTTTCAATGGGGACAGCGGGTGCGGTGGTTGCCATTAACGTAGGTCATGAACTGATCCACAAGAATACCATACTCGAGCGCTTCGCCGGTGGCTGCCTATTGGCAATGGTCTGCTATGCGGGCTTTAAGGTTGAGCACGTGCGCGGTCACCATGTATGGGTATCCACCCCCAATGACCCGTCATCTTCTAAGTTTGGTCAGTCCTTGTATCACTTTTGGCCTCGTGCTGTGTGGCATAATACGATGAATGCTTGGCGACTGGAGAATCAACGCCTCCGTCTCCGTCAGCTGCCATGGTGGCGGAATGAACTAATTGGCTGGTATACACTGAGTGCGTTCTTGGGTTTTGTGATGCTGGTAGTTTGGGGTATTCCGGGTTTAGGATTCTTCTTAGTTCAGAGTGTAATTGCTTTCGGCGTTCTCGAAATAATCAACTACATTGAGCATTATGGATTAGCGCGCAGTCTGCAAGAGAATGGACGCTACGAGAAGACCAATGTCACGCATTCATGGAATAGTAATTTTCTCCTCACTAACGTCCTGTTGTTTCAGTTGCAGCGTCACTCTGATCATCACGCTTATCCGCAGCGACGTTATCAAGTCTTGAGGCACCACGACGAGAGTCCCCAGTTGCCAGCGGGCTACGCCACCATGATTCTAATTGCGTTGGTACCACCGTTGTGGTTTCGGATTATGAACCCTCGGGTGCAGCAATACCATAACGAAGTCAGCTAA
- a CDS encoding acyloxyacyl hydrolase: MKTPRRILSLLMLSGLIASSSVHADNFALHSLVLNVGGGKQFDASQDNSLVALDVEWWAWERSPRQTLSIGTSVAQWRTNAGPGAQVVNVVSIYPQLTLYYPESFALGQAFFQVRALGPSWISENSLGYRQQSRHFAFNARLAAGVVTPNDWIISLSYQHISNAGWSSTNDGWDSPINLAIGRRF, encoded by the coding sequence ATGAAGACGCCTAGGCGAATTCTTTCATTGCTGATGTTATCTGGATTGATAGCGTCTTCGTCTGTCCACGCTGATAACTTCGCGCTGCATTCATTGGTGCTAAACGTCGGCGGTGGAAAGCAGTTTGATGCTTCTCAAGATAATAGTTTGGTGGCGCTCGATGTTGAATGGTGGGCTTGGGAGCGTTCTCCGAGGCAAACTTTGTCAATTGGCACCTCCGTAGCTCAGTGGCGAACGAACGCCGGCCCTGGAGCGCAAGTCGTCAATGTGGTTTCAATCTACCCGCAGTTGACGCTCTACTACCCAGAATCATTCGCCCTAGGACAGGCATTCTTTCAAGTGCGTGCTTTGGGTCCCAGCTGGATCTCAGAGAACTCGCTGGGTTATCGTCAGCAAAGTAGACATTTCGCTTTCAATGCGCGACTCGCAGCGGGGGTAGTGACGCCAAATGACTGGATTATTTCACTAAGTTATCAACATATTTCGAATGCGGGCTGGTCAAGCACTAATGATGGATGGGACTCGCCCATCAACTTGGCAATCGGAAGGCGCTTCTAG
- a CDS encoding beta-ketoacyl-ACP synthase, protein MAHRVVITGMSSVSPLGEDWADISAKLKAVENAVQHFPGWSEYEGLYTQLGAPAIFTDPGFNRKQMRGMGRVALLSVAATQRALADAGLADDEAIQDGSMGVSFGSSAGAEQGLMDFGNMLVTKSTGTLNASSYIRMMAHTAPVNIGVFFKLKGRVITTSSACTSGSQGIGYAFEAVREGKQRWMVAGGAEEISPSYAAVFDTLYAASTLNEEPATTPKPFDANRDGLVTGEGAGSLILETLESAQARGAKIYAEIVGFGTNSDGSHITQPNQETMQIAMEMALADAQLKPQDIGYINAHGTATDRGDIAESHATFNVFGNSVPISSLKSYMGHTLGACGALEAIFSINMMNDGWFCPTVNLNEVDPKCAPLDYIRNDVREVNTSYIMSNNFAFGGINTSLIFKRYEDA, encoded by the coding sequence ATGGCTCATCGGGTTGTCATCACGGGTATGTCTAGCGTTTCACCCTTAGGTGAAGACTGGGCTGATATCAGCGCTAAGCTGAAAGCGGTGGAGAATGCAGTTCAGCATTTTCCCGGCTGGAGTGAATACGAGGGGTTGTACACCCAGTTGGGTGCGCCAGCCATTTTCACTGATCCCGGCTTCAACCGAAAGCAAATGCGCGGCATGGGGCGCGTGGCGTTACTGTCGGTTGCAGCGACGCAACGAGCCTTGGCGGATGCTGGTCTAGCTGATGATGAAGCCATTCAAGATGGTTCAATGGGCGTTTCCTTTGGGTCCTCTGCGGGCGCCGAGCAGGGGCTCATGGACTTCGGCAATATGTTAGTGACTAAGTCTACGGGCACGCTCAATGCCAGTTCATATATCCGTATGATGGCGCATACTGCTCCCGTTAATATTGGGGTTTTCTTCAAACTAAAAGGACGCGTGATTACGACGAGTTCGGCGTGTACTTCGGGCAGTCAGGGTATCGGATATGCCTTCGAGGCGGTTCGGGAAGGGAAACAACGCTGGATGGTTGCAGGGGGTGCTGAAGAGATTTCGCCAAGCTATGCGGCCGTATTTGATACGCTTTACGCTGCCAGTACCTTAAACGAAGAGCCAGCCACAACGCCTAAGCCTTTTGACGCTAATCGCGACGGACTAGTCACTGGAGAAGGCGCAGGATCTCTTATCTTGGAGACCTTGGAGTCGGCACAGGCCCGTGGCGCAAAGATCTATGCTGAGATAGTGGGCTTTGGTACCAATTCCGACGGCTCTCATATAACCCAGCCAAATCAAGAGACGATGCAGATAGCTATGGAAATGGCGTTAGCTGACGCGCAGTTAAAGCCCCAGGATATTGGCTACATTAATGCCCACGGTACGGCTACCGACCGAGGAGACATCGCGGAAAGCCATGCAACCTTCAATGTATTTGGTAACTCGGTACCAATCTCTTCGCTGAAGAGTTATATGGGGCACACTCTGGGAGCCTGTGGCGCGTTGGAGGCCATTTTTTCCATCAATATGATGAATGACGGTTGGTTCTGTCCCACCGTTAACTTGAATGAAGTCGATCCCAAGTGTGCGCCGTTAGACTACATTCGCAATGATGTTCGTGAAGTAAATACCAGCTATATTATGAGCAATAACTTCGCCTTCGGTGGTATTAACACCTCGCTAATATTTAAGCGTTATGAAGACGCCTAG
- a CDS encoding 3-ketoacyl-ACP reductase FabG2, whose product MYLSQQVTTNKMKKTVLVTGSSRGIGKGIALRLATAGYEVVVHYVASAAAAKAVVAAIHELGSTARLLCFDVSDRAATQAALEADMEEYGAYYGVVANAGIARDNAFPAMSDEDWDAVLDTNLDGFYNVVKPCIMPMVRTRKPARIITMSSVSGLIGNRGQVNYSAAKAGIIGATKALAVELAKRKITVNCVAPGMIETDMVEDVPKDIVKQMVPAQRVGQVHEVAAAVEFLLSEDASYITRQVISVNGGLC is encoded by the coding sequence ATGTATTTAAGCCAACAGGTGACGACGAATAAAATGAAGAAAACGGTTTTAGTGACAGGATCAAGCCGAGGAATTGGCAAAGGAATAGCCTTGAGATTGGCAACCGCGGGCTACGAAGTAGTTGTGCATTATGTAGCAAGTGCAGCGGCCGCTAAGGCGGTTGTTGCAGCGATCCACGAGTTAGGATCAACCGCGCGCCTGCTTTGTTTTGATGTGTCGGATCGTGCAGCCACTCAGGCAGCTCTTGAAGCCGATATGGAAGAGTATGGCGCATACTACGGTGTAGTAGCTAATGCAGGAATTGCTCGAGACAACGCTTTTCCGGCGATGAGTGATGAGGATTGGGATGCCGTCTTAGATACCAATCTAGATGGGTTTTATAACGTGGTGAAGCCTTGCATCATGCCGATGGTTAGAACCCGAAAACCCGCACGAATTATTACCATGTCTTCAGTCTCAGGTCTAATTGGTAATCGTGGTCAAGTTAATTATTCCGCCGCCAAGGCGGGAATTATTGGTGCTACCAAGGCACTCGCGGTTGAGTTAGCAAAGCGAAAGATTACCGTCAATTGTGTCGCCCCTGGAATGATTGAGACTGATATGGTTGAGGATGTTCCGAAGGACATAGTAAAGCAAATGGTGCCAGCTCAGCGTGTGGGCCAGGTACATGAAGTTGCAGCAGCAGTTGAATTCCTCTTAAGTGAAGACGCGAGTTATATTACTCGCCAAGTTATCTCGGTAAACGGAGGGCTTTGCTAA
- a CDS encoding beta-ketoacyl-ACP synthase produces the protein MSECRIVAVAALSSAGRTLKQCYENVLVGNVGLVPKTRAGVSSFFGEVDINAELPADWPVTHFSRNNQMLWELFEQIATSFDQLRAEVPFERIGVVIGTSTSGIAESEPYFRALAAGDGSAQNTQFHLNQQDISSPSISLANYLGLLGPCLSISTACSSGANALGTAKRWLENDICDLVIAGGVDTLCDLTIRGFQALGAMSDEQCLPFSAQRDGINLGEGGALFLLSRDSSGVQVAGVGSASDAHHFSAPHPEALGAKSAMQFALEYAQLEPLDIDYLNLHGTATEQNDAMESQAVRSIFGQVDCSSTKGIFGHTLGAAGALECALCFSCLEHGTLPVNLTDEIAEEFADIGLLRETSSKPNIRAVMSNSFAFGGSNVSVVLTKSEPS, from the coding sequence ATGTCTGAATGTCGAATAGTGGCTGTCGCAGCGCTATCCTCTGCTGGTCGTACTTTGAAACAGTGTTACGAAAACGTTCTCGTCGGGAATGTCGGTTTAGTACCTAAGACTCGAGCGGGGGTTAGCAGCTTCTTCGGTGAGGTAGATATCAATGCCGAACTTCCAGCAGATTGGCCCGTAACTCATTTCTCTCGAAACAACCAAATGCTCTGGGAACTATTCGAGCAAATAGCGACTTCCTTTGATCAATTAAGGGCTGAGGTACCCTTTGAGCGTATCGGCGTTGTAATCGGTACATCAACATCAGGCATCGCTGAGAGTGAGCCCTACTTTCGTGCCTTGGCCGCTGGCGATGGCTCCGCACAGAATACCCAATTTCACCTGAATCAACAGGATATTTCGTCACCCTCTATCAGCTTGGCAAATTATCTCGGCTTGTTAGGACCTTGCCTTTCTATTTCTACCGCGTGTTCGTCCGGCGCCAACGCTCTAGGAACTGCTAAACGGTGGCTAGAAAACGATATTTGCGATCTCGTTATCGCCGGCGGCGTCGACACGCTATGTGATCTAACCATTAGAGGGTTTCAAGCGTTGGGTGCGATGAGTGATGAGCAATGCCTACCTTTTTCCGCCCAACGCGACGGTATTAACCTAGGTGAGGGCGGTGCCCTCTTCCTATTGAGTAGAGATTCCAGTGGAGTTCAGGTTGCTGGTGTCGGATCAGCATCGGATGCACATCATTTTTCTGCGCCGCACCCTGAAGCGTTGGGTGCCAAAAGCGCAATGCAATTTGCACTTGAATACGCCCAACTTGAGCCGCTAGATATTGATTATTTAAACCTTCACGGTACGGCGACCGAGCAGAATGATGCCATGGAGTCTCAGGCCGTGCGGAGTATCTTTGGTCAAGTTGATTGTAGCTCCACGAAGGGAATCTTTGGGCACACTTTGGGTGCCGCCGGCGCCCTTGAATGCGCGCTGTGTTTCAGCTGTCTAGAACATGGTACGTTACCGGTCAATCTAACCGATGAAATCGCCGAGGAATTTGCAGATATTGGCTTACTACGAGAAACTTCCTCAAAACCTAACATTCGAGCCGTGATGTCGAATTCCTTTGCGTTTGGCGGCTCTAATGTTTCTGTGGTCTTGACGAAAAGCGAGCCGAGTTAA
- a CDS encoding NAD(P)/FAD-dependent oxidoreductase, with the protein METDLLDVVVIGAGPSGTVAAKLLHDQGLNVEVVEAATFPRFVIGESLLPQCNMILREAGLYDVVAKNADALGFQRKNGAAFEWAGQYSEIDFREKFSNGDGETWQVRRGDFDKCLADEVERSGVAIHYGHRVTGYSRTGSITRLSAADNQGNERSMRAKFVVDGSGYGRVLPRLLSLDEPSDLPSRKACFTHVEDHITAGHFDREKILVSIHPDNRDVWFWLIPFADGRASIGVVGESHLLGEGTPAEILRRQVGQVENLSQLLANAKWDSDTRTLESYSTNISSLYGDGYCVLGNAGEFLDPVFSSGVTIAMKSASLAASAIKRELAGTTVDWEKDFEASLLQGVKAFKTYVMGWYDGRFQDVIFYRNDHIHAQKITTMISSILAGYAWDLDNPFVKNSERKLNTTAEIVRATR; encoded by the coding sequence ATGGAAACTGATCTTTTAGATGTTGTAGTGATTGGCGCAGGGCCGTCGGGAACTGTGGCCGCCAAGCTACTGCATGACCAGGGCCTGAATGTTGAGGTAGTCGAGGCAGCGACTTTCCCGCGATTTGTTATCGGTGAGTCACTTCTGCCTCAGTGCAATATGATCCTTCGCGAAGCAGGGCTCTACGACGTAGTTGCCAAAAATGCTGACGCCCTGGGTTTCCAGCGTAAAAACGGCGCTGCTTTTGAGTGGGCTGGTCAGTACAGTGAGATCGATTTTAGAGAAAAATTTAGCAACGGAGATGGGGAAACTTGGCAAGTTCGAAGAGGGGATTTTGATAAATGCCTTGCCGATGAGGTAGAACGAAGTGGCGTGGCTATTCACTATGGGCACCGTGTTACTGGATATTCTCGCACGGGTTCGATTACTCGTCTGAGCGCAGCGGATAACCAAGGTAATGAGCGCTCGATGCGCGCCAAATTTGTGGTCGATGGCTCAGGCTATGGCCGCGTGCTCCCGCGTTTGCTATCGCTTGATGAGCCCAGCGATCTGCCTAGCCGAAAAGCCTGCTTCACTCACGTCGAGGACCATATTACAGCTGGACATTTCGATCGTGAGAAGATTCTCGTGAGCATTCATCCTGATAACCGCGATGTCTGGTTTTGGCTAATTCCGTTTGCTGACGGTCGCGCTTCCATTGGGGTGGTAGGCGAGAGTCACCTACTGGGCGAGGGTACTCCAGCGGAAATTCTTCGCCGTCAAGTTGGGCAGGTTGAAAATCTCAGTCAACTATTAGCGAACGCTAAGTGGGATAGTGACACTCGAACGTTAGAATCTTACTCTACGAACATTTCTTCGTTATATGGCGATGGCTATTGTGTGCTCGGTAACGCCGGTGAATTCCTTGACCCTGTCTTCTCTTCAGGGGTTACCATTGCAATGAAATCTGCATCCCTGGCGGCGTCGGCCATCAAACGCGAGCTAGCAGGAACGACCGTGGATTGGGAAAAGGATTTTGAAGCATCACTGCTGCAGGGCGTAAAGGCCTTCAAAACTTATGTGATGGGTTGGTATGACGGACGCTTTCAAGACGTTATTTTCTATCGCAATGATCATATACATGCCCAAAAGATCACCACGATGATTTCGTCGATATTGGCTGGATATGCGTGGGATTTAGATAATCCCTTCGTGAAAAATTCGGAGCGTAAGCTGAATACCACTGCAGAGATTGTTCGTGCGACTCGTTAA
- a CDS encoding outer membrane lipoprotein carrier protein LolA has protein sequence MISWLIKVIFSLAVLMSFVLQLATADEALDRVKARLSENTQSSGLFQQTKIISSLSQPLKSSGSFLFEPHRGVIWLTQAPFLSQQCWTSESVATASASYWVRAIFAGDFEQLSAFFEITANWSQEGWRVKLVPLNEAVAAILTAVEVSGSQHVERISYQETGGHSTEINLTPLDVRPDIDWANCP, from the coding sequence TTGATTAGCTGGCTTATTAAAGTCATTTTTTCATTGGCTGTGTTGATGTCATTTGTCCTGCAGCTGGCTACCGCCGATGAAGCGCTCGATCGTGTCAAAGCTCGACTTTCCGAAAACACCCAAAGCTCTGGTTTGTTTCAACAAACTAAAATCATATCTTCGTTATCACAGCCTCTTAAATCATCCGGAAGCTTCCTGTTTGAACCGCATCGGGGAGTGATATGGTTAACTCAAGCGCCCTTCTTATCGCAGCAATGTTGGACCTCTGAATCAGTCGCTACTGCCTCGGCCAGTTATTGGGTCAGGGCTATTTTTGCGGGTGACTTTGAGCAGTTGTCGGCCTTCTTTGAAATTACCGCTAACTGGAGTCAGGAAGGATGGCGAGTCAAGCTGGTTCCTTTGAATGAAGCGGTGGCAGCTATATTAACCGCGGTGGAGGTGTCAGGTAGCCAACATGTAGAGCGAATTAGCTACCAAGAAACGGGTGGGCATTCCACGGAAATTAACTTGACGCCTTTGGATGTTCGCCCTGATATAGACTGGGCCAACTGTCCATGA